tataCCTGACATCCACCGAGTATTTTCGGCATTTCTCTGTTGCTGACCACGATTTTGTTGGTGGCGTTGATGGTTGGGGTTGTCGCCGAACGGGTTATCCTCATCAGACCAATCACCATCGTCTTCCAATACCGGATTGTGGCGTCGGTTTTGTTGCTGGCGTGGAGCTGCGGCTTCCGCTGCGTTGGCGGCAATGGCTACTTGTACACCGGCCTGAACTCCTATCTGAATTGCTTCAGCCATTGTTCTTCTCATATTGTCTTAGAAAATTTTCCTGGAAATCTTCTAGGAACTGTTGCATCTGTGTCCATTCGTTTGGACGAGGAACCATTGAAACCTAAGATCGATAATCACAACTGGAATTGTAATTAAAGGgtctctgataccaattgacGGAGCGGAAGTACCGTTTAGTAACCGATAACACGATGATCCTATTTAGTCTGAGAATGCCTAAGATCAAAGTCTTCTTGTGATCGTTGAGAACACCTATGTTCTAGCCGATAGCAAAGATTCAAGAGATGTTGTAAAACAAAGCTCTAACTTTTATATAATTCAATAATCAAGTCGTGTCTCTCATAAAGCCAAGATATCACAATATATAGAGACATAAGTcctaaaacaaaagaataaagaaaaactTAAACGTAAGCTTAAAAGGAAAACATagataacttaaaaaaaaaaaggaaataagaaCACCAAAGCTCAATGGGTTTAGGATGTCGGCTACATCAACAATTGAACAAGCTTGGCCACatcaaggaaaaaaaatacCCTTTCCTGTCAATTTTCTGGAAAAAAGCCAAAGCCAATACAAATTGCTTTCAACACAAAACCAACTTTCTTCACATGGTTCCTGTCAATTTCTTTACCCACAAATAGTATATAATCTTAACGCAAAGCTTCTTTATCTGAATGTTCCGCCATTAAAATCATCAAGgaataaaccaaaaagaaaagaacaagaaCATTCTTCTTTCTTTGGCTCATTCCCATTTTAAGCAAACAAACCACAAACCAAAAGCAGAAGAAATGATTACAGAGAAACACATTATCAGATAACATAAAGAGTATCTTCGACCAGAAGAGAgcaagttttttcttttctttttgtgcaCCAAATTCTTCGTTAAAAAGTTCAAACAATTACAAGACTAATAGCAACATCTTACAAGCAACAGTATGGGAACCAACAGGCTAATTTCCAAAcagataaaaaaacataaagtaaGGATAGAGACACAAACTTATAAAGGTTTGATAAAGGGTTATGCAAGTTTCAATATTTGATTTCATTGTTTTATACAATTAAAGATCTGATGGCGAAACTGTTTACAACGCTCCCACACACAAGAAACAAAACTGCTAAAAAGGTTAGTACAAACATAACACCATATCCCATTTCTCTAACAATCTCTCCACCAGATAACAAAACCCAAAACTCCCATAAGGCCTTTTATCATCTATTCAGTGTCAGAAGGCAAAAAACAAACCGGTGGAGAATTCACGGTTTCATCATCAACCGCTGAAACCCGTCAGAGGCTCTTCAACATCATCAGCTCTCAGATTCTGCAACATGGGTTTCAACTCGTTGTTGCAAAACTCTTCATACTCTGCTCTGTctcctcctttcttcttcacctccACAACAACCAACGACGGTGTCAACTCAAATATCTCCGCTGCAATCGTCAATGGACCTTTCACTCCTTGTCTTGAACCTTCAAGACTCACCCTACAATCCTTCTTCCTCACGGTAAAGCTCACAACTTTAGCAATCTCTTCCAACTTCGATATGATCTTCGAAACCGGAGCTCCTGAAACAAACCTAGAGCCTTCCCCATCATCATCAAACAACCCTGACAAGTCAAAACCTTGCGAAAACGATATAATATCGAAGGCATTCAAACTCGCGGGTCTAGGCAACCCCACAACCTTCCTTCTAGGCTCCAAACACTCAATCTCGGATTCAGACACAGCAGAAGACCGACCAGACTCCACGGAAGCAATCTCCAActcatcgtcatcatcatcaacattgCAAAGCTTATCATCTTCCACATAGAATTTCACATGCTTAAACCCTTTCTTGAACCAAGAGTTCTCCATAACCTCAAGGAAAGTAAACCGTTTCTCCGGATCCGTCTCGAGAAGACGAGACATCAACCTCGTGAGCTCCGGCGAGAACCATCTCGGACATCTGAACTCGCCTCTGTAAATCTTCTTATACATAGCCATAACGTTCCTATCATGAAACGGGAGGTAACCCGCCATCAGAACAAACAACACAACACCACAAGACCagatatcaaccttggcagCATCGTACCCTCTCCTCGCTAAAACCTCAGGCGCCACGTAAGCAGGGGTCCCACAGAAGGTGTGGAAAAGCCCGTCTTGTCGAATCTGATCAGAGACCGCGCTGAGCCCAAAGTCAGAGACTTTAAGGTTACCCTTGTCGTCTAACAACAGATTCTCCGGTTTGAGGTCGCGGTGGTAGACGCCGCGCGCGTGGCAGAACGTGACGGCGGAGATCAGCTGCTGGAAGTACCTGCGAGCGGCGTCTTCCTTGAGACGTCCCTTGGCTACCTTGTTGAAAAGCTCGCCTCCGCGGACGTACTCCATCACGAAGTAGATCTTGGCTTTCGTGGCCATGACCTCGAAGAGCTGGACGATGCTGGGGTGGCGGACGCGGCGGAGGATGGAGATCTCGCGTTTGATGTGCGCGATCAAGCCGCCTTTGAGCACTTTCTCCTTGTCGATGGCTTTGATGGCCACGCTCTCGTTTGTTTTCACGTTGCGAGCGAGGTAGACCTTCGCGAAGGTTCCGTGGCCGAGAAGCTTCCCCATTTCGTAGCGGCCGAGGATTAGGGCTTGTGGTGGTGGGCTGCTTCTCTCCTTCGGGAGGGATGTTTCTCTTTTGAGATCCGTCATGGGGAGGGAGAAAACTTTGAATCTTTTTTGAAGGTGGAGAAACCGAGAATCTGGGCGAGTCTGACTCGCTTTGATTTCGAGTTTCTCACCTGTTGATTCGTTTGTTCTCTCTGGTTTGTGAATTAAGAGATGTTGTTGTTCAAGAAGACGAagatggtctctctctctctcctctgaaTTTTAGGGATTTACTCGAAATAGCATTTACTCTGTTTCTATCGTTATATATtgagagttattcttgggtccCCCAACCTATAGATTCACCGCCCAATagaattgtgttatttcatattcgatatcttttaaaaaagaaaacaaaatattgtcaaattataatatattttttaaattaaaagataaaaaacatagcagctacagaaaaaaaaattaaaaaaatatttttaacgtcgtcgtcagcaaaacactaaaccgtaaatcctaatctctaaacccaaatcctaatccgtaaaccctaaatcctaaaccttaaatcttaggtaaacctaaacctttgggtaaaccctaaacccttgagtaaactctaaacccttgggtaaatcctaaaccccctagatcctaaatcctaaaccctaaacccttgggtaaacctaaacccttgggtaaaccctaaacccttggataaactctaaacccttgggtaaactctaaaccattggataaactctaaactcttgcgtaaaccataaacccttggataaatcctaaactctaaataaaaacgctaaaccctaaaactctaaaccctaaatcctaaaccataaacccttgagtgttttagtgtttaatgattttgatttagaatttaagatatatcttagagtttaaaatttatcctagagtttagggtttacccaagagtttagggtttaggatttagggtttagggattaggatttagggtttaatgttttgctgacgacgttaaaatttttttttttgtaattattactattttttatttatttctttttaccttttaattttaaaaagataatataatttgacaatattttgtttccttttttaaaagatatcgaatatgaaataatacAATTTCTTGGGTCCTCTAGATTCACCacccaataggattgtgttatttcatattcgatatcttttaaaaaaggaaacaaaatattgtcaaattatattatctttttaaaattaaaagctaaaaaaaaaatagcagctacagaaaaaaaaattaaaaagatatttttaacgtcgtcggcaaaacactaaaccctaaatcctaattcctaaaccctaaatcctaatccctaaaccctaaatcttaaaccttaaacccttgggtaaacctaaaTCCTTGAGTAAACCCTAGACCCTTgaataaactctaaacccttgggtaaaccctaaactccctaaatcctaatctctaaaccctaaatcctaaaccctaaatccttgggtaaacctaaccccttgggtaaaccctaaacccttggataaactctaaactcttgggtaaactctaaacccttgggtaaaccataaacctttggataaatcctaaactctaaataaaaacactaaaccctaaaactctaaacccgaaatcctaaaccctaaacccttcagtgttttagtgtttagtgattttgatttagagtttaagatttatcttagagtttaagatttatcctagagtttagggtttacccaagggtttagggtttaggatttagggtttagggtttaatattttgctgacgacgttaaaaatattttttttgtaattattactattttttatttatttctttttaccttttaattttacaaagataatataatttgacaatattttgtttccttttttaaaagatatcgaatatgaaataacacaatttcttgggttcaccccctagggtgaaccccTAGATTCATacccaataggattgtgttatttcatattcgatatcttttaaaaaagaaaacaaaatattgtcaaattatattatctttttaaaattaaaaggtaaaaaaaaagcagctacagaaaaaaaaattaaaaaaaaatttttaacgtcgtcagcaaaa
The window above is part of the Brassica napus cultivar Da-Ae chromosome C3, Da-Ae, whole genome shotgun sequence genome. Proteins encoded here:
- the LOC125583780 gene encoding CBL-interacting serine/threonine-protein kinase 12-like, encoding MTDLKRETSLPKERSSPPPQALILGRYEMGKLLGHGTFAKVYLARNVKTNESVAIKAIDKEKVLKGGLIAHIKREISILRRVRHPSIVQLFEVMATKAKIYFVMEYVRGGELFNKVAKGRLKEDAARRYFQQLISAVTFCHARGVYHRDLKPENLLLDDKGNLKVSDFGLSAVSDQIRQDGLFHTFCGTPAYVAPEVLARRGYDAAKVDIWSCGVVLFVLMAGYLPFHDRNVMAMYKKIYRGEFRCPRWFSPELTRLMSRLLETDPEKRFTFLEVMENSWFKKGFKHVKFYVEDDKLCNVDDDDDELEIASVESGRSSAVSESEIECLEPRRKVVGLPRPASLNAFDIISFSQGFDLSGLFDDDGEGSRFVSGAPVSKIISKLEEIAKVVSFTVRKKDCRVSLEGSRQGVKGPLTIAAEIFELTPSLVVVEVKKKGGDRAEYEEFCNNELKPMLQNLRADDVEEPLTGFSG